A segment of the Panicum hallii strain FIL2 chromosome 1, PHallii_v3.1, whole genome shotgun sequence genome:
ATTTAGCCCATGAGAAGCCTTATATGGAGAGCAAAGGTAATGGCATGAAGGGGGAACCGAAAAGTTTAGGTGGATGCAGAAGGAAAATTTGATAAAAATTGAAAAACAATCATCTGTACTATACCTGTAACTAAAACAAAAGGGGAAGGCATAAAAAACATGTCTTCAAATGTATCTGACATTTATTACTGATCTATGAAACAAATAGCACTTGCTTTGGCAGTCTAACTAACCTGCAATACAAGACTTCCAGAATAATCTGCAATGCCACCCATGACATCTAATCGCCCAGGCGCTCTTGCAACATATATTTCCTCCTATAACACAATAAAATCAGTTAATTTGATACTGCATAGGAATCTTGTTCTTAATTCAATATCGCACAGGAATGTTGCTGAACAATATTTCTTCCATCACACATTCACAGAATCtctcaaacaaatgaaggaagctCCATCAAACTTGGCTGTAACCTTATGCATTCTTCCATTCTAGTATAGAGAAGAACGAGAACTTGGCACACGATAACAGAATTCACGACTCCATACTTTTTAGACAGAACTGAGTACCTCCCAGTCAAAGAGAACAGAAGCAGCAGTCCTCTCTCGAGTTTGCTTCTCGGGGCTTCTTGGGTCATTTCCAGCAAGTCCTGATAAACTCTTCATAAAGGACATGGTATCAGTTAAGCCTTGCATATCACCGTGGAGTATCTCAAAGTCTTCAAACGATCTGAAAAGGATGTTCAACATATTTGTATCAGAATGCAACAAAGTGCACTCTTGGAGAAACTGCAGGTGGTATCAAGTATAAAGGGGAACACAAAAGGTAAAAACTTACGACTCTGCAGTTCCATTTATATCATGAGATGTGGGTGCTTGACGAACACCGGTTTCTTTCTCAGAGAGAGAATACCAGTCAGGAATTCCTACATCTCTCCCAGGAGCCCTTTGTAGTTGATATCCAAGCACAATGGCATCACGCAAACGTCTTGCTCCGCTCAACTATATTTTTTTATAGCAAGTTGATTGGAACAAAAAAAGAGTCGTTTGGATTAAATGATCTGAAGTAACAAACACAAATACATCATATGAAAAATTTCACAAACTAATCACATGGAAAACTTTGCCTAGAGCGAAAACAAGGGACTATTAGCAAACAAAAAAATTTACTTAACAACAGAAAATACAATTCTAGCTCTGTACTAATGACAGCATAATTCTTTATCTGAACAGCCGGAGGTCCAACATACAGGGTAAATTATGGCTCAACAATTTAAATATAACTTGTACATTAACTCACCTTTCCAGAAATATACTTCTTCCCAACAGCAGCATCTTGGAGGATATGTGCAGCCACCTGAATGACCACCATTAGCTTGCCTACTAAGTATTGTAAATGCAATCTAAACAACTAGTGAATCACATACACATTCTATCTATTATTTGGTCTAAGGAAAACAGGAGGTTGATATTAAGCTGCTGCTTCCTGACCTATTGGGAGAACTAGTTTTCCTGCAATTTAAATGCTTCTAAATATTTGGTCCTTAAAGACAATAAACAACTTCAAGTTATTCTGTAAAAATAGAAGCAAAACATGATTGCTAGATCGAGTTGTCACAATATTTAAACTTGTATCTAACAATAGGTAGATATTACCTCGCCACCATTTATGGGACCATCATAGCAGGGTTGAAGTGTGATAGCACGTAGAAGATAAGGTTTCCAATGCCCAGTAAGTAAATCCCTCCGTATCATCTCAATGCCACATTGATAATGCTGTTTTGTGATAGAACAGAAGAGAACACAGAACAGAACCTCAAACAGGGTACTTGAGCGACAGCGATACTTTAAATTAGTTTTAACATAAGGTAAGGCCTAAGATGTTTCAACCTCAAGCATATTCCGCAAAAATGGCTCTTCATTGAAATAATCTCTTCGAACAAACACAAATGGCAGCTTGTAAGCCAAAGCTTCACTCACAGTGCCATATCCAATTTTCCCTACATTGGAACAGGCAGAATTTTTGTTTGTGTCAAGCAAGGGGTAAAAAACCCAAGATTAACCTTAAACACCAAAGGATATAAAAATTTCATTACCAAGCATGCAGTCGGATGCCGCCATCAAATCAGGTGTGTAGGCATCTTTTGCAAGCTTAATGAAATTTGGAGGAAGCTCTTGAGTATCAGATGCACCACACACCTTTCAGAATATATAAAATGCTAGTCAGCTGCGTTGGTCAGGCATCAATGGGCGAGGGAAAATGTTGCTATCAGACAAAAACATACCAAACAGAGCCATCCGTCAGGCAACCACTCTCTCTTCAATTCCCATCCAGCAGGCTGGATAAAAATATAGCAAAATCACGATATTATTAGTATTTATAGGTGTCCTCGTTAAAATAATTACATATAAATAGAAAACAAAATTAATgaagttttaaaataactttgatATAGTAACAGAATGAGGACTATTTCTTTCCCGGAAATTCTACCCTTCTGTTGAAAAATAGAAGGGAACTCCCAGTGACTGAATTTAGCGCCGATAGTAGGTTCAACTATTGCAGCATGTATAAACTGATGCATCAACACCACTAGCAAAATCAGATCATAGCGCATTACTTGAAACTGATATACCATTATAACATTGTATCTGTGACTACTAGCAGATTCAGACCAACCTAAACAAGTCCAGAAACAGGCAAATCAACTGAATAGAGATGTGCTACTGGCAGCCATCAGTCAGATATTAAAGTGGTGTAATCTACATATAAGAAAAAACAATGTCCTCACTCACCTGTCCTCCGAAGTTGAAAATGACAACCTTAATATCATCTGCAATTCCTAGTTCCTTTCTCACCTGATACATGAAAATTATGGAACTAACTTAGAAAGCAAGAAACGGGTTAAATTTGTATGCTATCACTCTCCAGCAGGATATACAAACCTCGGATCTAGACTTGTGCAACCTTCTGACCACAAGAGGAACATCAATGACATCGCGGAAAGCGGGCACTGCAGAAAACAGAATTGAGAACTTGATAATGAAACTGCACACCTAGACCATTAGTAAACCATTATTCAGACTTAATGACGTACTAGGGCAGTATCCGGGGAGTCGGAGCAAGAATTCACAATGGGAGTAATCTTCTGCTATCTACAATTGTTGTCAACATGCACACATGGCTAATTAACAGACAGCATAATTATAAGATTGCGTATAAACGAAGAGAACAGATGCTAAACTAGAACTATGTACAATTTCTTTCAAGAAAAATTGCTGTGTATGGCTGTTGGGATTTAGCAGGATTATTCAGTACTAGGCAGCAATCAACGATTGATTATGACATATCGAAGTTCATCAAGCTTGGATCTACAATTTAGCATTTTTTGTGCTGCTTCACCCCCACCAACTCATCTTTCTGTAAGTAGGGTCAAAGCTTGCCTAGCAAAAGTTAAAGAGATCTGACATACCTGCCACACAATTGAGCGATGGTGATTTCCAGCTGCTACGACATACTCTGCATAAATGAAGTCCCAGCTGCAGACCAATAAGGCAATAAGATATGTCAGGGAATTCAACTTGCATGTGGGGAGTATGTTCAGTAATCAGGATTTTTTTTTCAAGTATAGAGCTAATCAAGGTCAGGCAGAGTAACACACGCATAACTGAATCTAATGTTTATCGTCATGCTTTTTTGTGACACCTGGAATGGAGGAATCAAAGTAACCACCAACCTGAAATTGGTGACGCACACAGATCGAATGCCGGCATCTGCAGCAGCCCTGCACGCCACGGGGACAACATCTGAAACCTGCCAGCATTTGGTCAAGTGGGTTGAGTTCAGTCCTGTACAGTATTCAGAGATGTTCAGAAACAGGCGGTAACAGCTAACTGTCAGTGATCATGGTACCACACCACTAGGTCGGCCTTGATCGAGTTGAGCCACTCCACTTCGGCCTTGAGGATTGACTCCCGGGGCACCACGGCCGTCTGGTGATACTGCATTCCGCACGCAAACGCGATTACGCGAAGCAGGAGAGAATTCAGCGCGCGCGAACTCTGAGGTCGAAGCGAGGGGCAGGAAGCGTCGCGCTGGGATGGAAATGGATTGGGCCAGTTATTAAGCCCCCGGAACCGAACCTTTtcgagcgaggcgaggcggTCGACGGTGAGCGCGTCAGCCTGGACGGCGCCGCAGTCGAGCAGGACCTTGCGGATGTGGAGGCAGGGGGAGCTGATCTCGGTGGTGAAGACGAACTCCGGCGCGGCGGTGACCACGTGCACGTCGTGCCCCGTGGCGACCAGGTGCCGCACCACCTGCAGAGGACGCATGCGGACGGAATCACGCACAGCGGGCAGTCACGGGGAGGACGGAGGGAGACGGGGGGCCGAACCGGACCTCGAGGGCGCGGGTGGCGTGGCCGAAGCCGTGGCCGGTGATGTAGTAGGCGAACACGAggtgctgcggcggcgcggtcACCTCGCCGCCTCCGTCGCCGTCCCGAACCCTCATCCTCCGCTCGCTGATCGAGCgatcactctctctctctctctctctctctctctctctctctctctctctctgcgaCTCGTTTCACCTGAGtggactctctctctctctcgggggTCTCGTCTTCTTCTGTTTTAAGTCGCCGTCGCGTAGGGGGTTTGGTCATATCCGATCTCGGCGCCGGCTTCAACGCGCCGTGCGTTGCGCCCGTTCGCTTATCCTCCTGCCCAACCGCCGATGCAGGACTCTTATCAAGTCATCATCGTTGATTCGCTGGTCTCGTGGTACAGTGAGGTCCGAGAGTTCGGGAGTCTCAAGCAACAATGATGCGCGGGCAGCGGGCTATGCTTCGCTGCCTGGGATGGGACTACGCGGGAGTTGGGCATTATCTTGCCCAGAATATTGTTTGGATATCCATATCCTCCAATCTTATCTTCCGGGCATGATAGCGGAAGCAACCTCTAGTTATCCTGTTTGCATAAATCACTAACGACCTAAAATACAAGGATTTATGAATCCATTCTAAGTTGGGACGTACGAAAAGAAAACGATAATTTTGACAATGTGAAGTGAGCACCGGTATATCCATAATGAAATATACTTTCATAGTTCATTCCATTGATTTGGTGGATGTTAATATTATTCTTCATAAACTTGGTCGAATTTGAAACAATTTGACATATGAAAAACTCAGCAATCCTTGTATCTTGGGAGGGATTAGTAGAAAATAAAACCAAATATTTCCCCCTTTTCGACAAAAAAAATTCAATGCATATTGCTATAATAAGAGGACTCAATTACCTTCAATCAATAATACTATTTTTCCCATTCTTCCTACCCCTATTCTGAAACCTGGAAAAAAAATCAGCGTTAAGGGTGCATTTTTTCCTTGACCTGATCTCAGAAGCCTTATAATGCCATAAAAAGCTTCAGCTCAAAAAATATCATTAGAAGTTATAGACCAGAAGATGCCAACTCCAACGTGTTAAACAACTAGTTGGATGTCAACCTAACAAGGTTCACCTGTAACAAGTAGTCTACCAACACTGCACCGGAAGGTGGGAAGATCAGCATACACCAGGAGGTATCATGCTATGCATACTCAATATGTTGTTTTGTTATCATATGATCTAAAGTAGCCAGTCACTTCCTAGACAGCTGGTGGAGGCCCATTAGAGGATTCCTAAAATCACAGTATACAGGGCCTCCCGGCTGTCACCTTGACCACATAACATGGGCTGATGGATTTGGTAATGACGGCAGGGTCATACAATGTTGCCACTGGTGAATATTCTCGCCATCGAAACCCCCAGCAGTTGCTTCAGGCGCTTCCTCGAAATCCATAGAAGTTACTTCACACTCATCGGCCTCCATAGGCACTTCAAAAGTCTGTTCGCTCTCTGGCTCAGAGGCAACCCAGTCAGATCTTATAGGCATTTGTGGTGGTTTCCAAGGAACTAAAGCCAAGCTGTTGCTACGCCCCGGAGATTCGGCCTCCAGCTCAAGATAATTCGCTTGATTGAAAGCATGGTCTGAAAAGTGAAAAGGGAGAAGAAACTGGTGAGTTGTTATAATTCAGAACACATTAAAGAAATTTAAAAAGGAAACCAATGAATAAGCTCCACGAGGAGACAACAGAACCAAAGAGAATAAAAGGAGACGAAGATAATCATTTGCATGTACATCACACTAAAAATCACAGAACAGCAATGGATGCAGAACAACTATAACACTAAAAAAAAGATAATATAAAGCACACCATGCAGTACCCACCCAAATTGGAATGTAGACAGGTGCTGCCTTCCCTAAAACAAATACTCATCTCATGTCCCTAGGCCAGTGGACGTCATGCTTCCAAATATTCAACTACTAAGCACAACTAAGTAGAGACTCTTTGCAGCTCTGCATAACTTGCTTAAAGTATTATGCAACAGACTTGGAATGTCATGGATATAAACATTCACAGATCATCTAAATATGTTAGTTCATATATTACATTTACATGATGTTAATACAAGGTCTGGAATTACACTTCACACTAGTAGCAAAGACTCAAGGGAAGAGTAAATTTAAATATAAGTGACAGCTGAGATGGTTGGTCACAATCTACTTACTTTTTAGACCACGAATCAAGTCTGAACTGACTATGAATGATGAGCTTGAAATGCCAGGGTTATCTACTGGTTTGTATAAAACAAGTGCCATGTCCTCACTAGGCACATGATGTGACATTGAACCTTCCATCACACTGGGCATGTTAACATCACTATTGATTTTCTCTCCCAGCATCTGGAATGAGATGGAAGGAGCTGGTGGTTCTTCTTCCATAATTGGTGGGAGCCCAGGGTCCTACAAAAAAATAAGCAACACTTTATTCAGTGAGACATTACAATTGCAGTAAATATTCTGAATAAAGACTCCCAACAAATGCAAAACACTAAAGATGACAGAATGCTTAATTATACGCACAACAAGATATACAGAGCACCAATGCAGGATAAACCTCTCTTATCTATATGTGTGTAGAAGAAAATTGCAACACATATAATTTTTCCTTCTTCACTTGAAAGTCATCAAAGAGAAGGCAAGGCGCTACTTTGCTAGATAATAGGATTTGTCTCAGCAAATGCATAGTAACTAAGGCTTATGGAATTGGTGTATAGAGATTATGCCATATGGAATTGCAGTAAACCCTggatatcatccacagacaAACCATGCTACATTAAGAACTTCAATGAAAACAATAGCAAAGCATGCAACTACCTGTATGTAAACAAAACAGATATTCTCATGAAATAGGACGGCCTACGAAAAGGCTACCGATTTGCTGGTTGCGTACAGTATTTGCAGAAAAGACAGTTTCATTACCTAAGTATTCAGTAGGAAGCTCCTGACAGTGCAGATACTGATGAGTAAACTCATGTTTAGTTAATCGGAAATTAGAGAATGGTATAGAAACTGGTCGCAGAACTGATCAAACTTCTACTGAATATTTCATGCCAATTGCATGAAGATGCTTTAAACAAATAGCCACTTATACAGCTCATGGACAAGATGATAAGCATAGAGAATCATTAAGTACAGGAACAAACAGTGGCACAATCCTTGGACCATGCGATTGCATCAAATTACTTCCCGGAATTTGGACTATCTACCACAACAGGAAAATATATGAAGGCAACCGCATCCAGCTTTAAAAAAACTGTATCTGTTAAAACGAAAACTCTCCCTATAATCAACAAATCTAGCTAGGCGTCCATCAATTATCACTAATTGGAGAGGTGAACTCGCAGCTACAGTAGCAGACACAATTAGGGAAAAAGTTACGCCACTAAAAATAGACAGTAATCACCAACTAAAAGGGGTAAAAAAAATGCACAAACAAGCTCAACAACTAACCAATCTGCGGCTCTTGGAGGCGGGGCCGGAGAGGGAGAAGTCGGAGAGGCCATCGACCAcctgctccagctccttcctCTTCCCCGCGAACCCCACCATCGTCTCGTCCACCAGAACACGAGGCCCCGCGAAATCCCGCCGCGGAACCCGCAGATTCCTTGAGAAACCCGCCGGAATCGAGGGCTGGAGGACCTCCGCAGTGCGGCGGCGGGTGCCCCGCCGCGCTCGCAAGTGCTGCCCGTGGGGGTTTCGCTTCGCGCGCCGCGGGATCCTTGGGGAGGGTTTTCGCGCTTCCGATTTGGCACGCTCCGCTCGTGTGCGGCGGCTTGCCTGGTTTGGTAAGGTTTGTTGGTTGGCTCGCGCTGGAGGGATGCTTCCAGAAAAAACGCGGGGGCCTCGAGCATGCTCGCTTACAGATGGGGTCGGATTTGCCACCACTGCTTTCGAGGAAGCGCTAATTTCCCAACAGTCTAAAAAAACCCTTCTGAAAACAGTTTATAACGGAGGACTACTGAAATAATATCCCATGTAAAGCTCAGATTAGTGGTTCGTAACTGCATCCTATGTTATTATTGAAAGGACGTTGTTATACTTTCAGAACACTTAGTTTTCTAGATcacaactagtactacgtgtagtatATTAAAAAAGTCTCGCTTCACTAATACTCAGTTTAcgagttcccgactagtattaCGAGTAGTTTAGTGAAGAGGAATCGCTCCTATGCATCCAGTAACGCTCTGTTTACTGGTTCCTAAGTAGTATTGCGTGTAATTTACTAAAGGTATCTCGCTCTCATACTTCtagtaatactccgtttactagttctcgactggTTCTATGCATACTTTAGCCTCACTCCGATATTTCCAGTAACattctgtttactagttctcgaccaGTGCTGCGCGTATTTTACTGAATGGGCCTCACTCCCGTACTTTCAACATtcagtaatactccgtttactagttctcgaccaGTAGTACGCGTAGTTCACTGAAGAAGCCTCGCTCCCTACTCACAGTAACACTCACAGCAACACTAGTAtcgcttccatacttccagtaacactctgcttattagttcccgactagtattctaaattcgctcccatactttcactAATACTCCGTTTACTTGTTCTCGTTTACTGGTTCTCGACTAGTCTTACGCGTAGTTGACTGAAGGATCTCATTTTTACACTTCTAGTAACACTCTTCCCGACTATTATTCTAGGTTACTGAACGGACATCACTCCCATACCTCTAATAATACTCTGTTTACTAATTCTCGACTAGTCTTATGTGTAGCTTAGTGAAgtgtctcgctcccatacttccagtaacactctgattattagttcccgactagtattctagATTACTGAACGGATCTCGCTCTCATACTTGTAGTAATaaattgattggtgtactgaaTGGGCGTCACTCCTGCACTTTTAGTAAATCTCAGTTTACTATTTCCCTACGAATAGTTTACTGGAGAAGCCTCGCTCTCATGCATGTAATAACACTACTTTTATTAGTTCCCAACTAGTATTACGTGTAGTTTAGTGAAGGGGTCTCACTCCCATATTTCTaataacactccgtttactggttctcGACCAGTACTACGcgcagtttactgaaggggcctcgctccctacttcaagtaacgctcagattactagttccaaCTAGTATTCCATAtagagtgcgagtttaatcgcaccctgTATAAAAAatacttgacaactactcgtaTATGGCTAGAATTTCCATTTAACCCTGTCCTCCAGACTATACAAGGGCGGGTAGGAACCCCGTCCAAATATAcgcatctaaggcaatacaaaccgccACACAGGACGTAGCGTATTACATTTTCGGCAGCCTAAAACTGtttaaactttgtgttccttgcacctttgagttcctgatctcggcgacaccccacctacaactcACCACATTGgaggtatccctcagtgggcttgGCGTTAAAATACGGACACCCTCTTCACTCCCTCCTTTGGCTTCCAAGTAAGATTTAATGAGGGGATTGAAGGGAAATTAAGGGGATAGCAAGTGAGAGTGCTAGTGAGCTGATTTGCCATCTCTTGAGCACTTCATTCTTCATCAAACCGATGGATTTCGTGTTTGTTACTCTTAGAGCTTCAAGGTCCTAGCCGACTAGGAGTTGCCCGTCGAGCACCCAAGGTTGTGGTGTGCTCCGGAAAGTTTGTACAACCTCCACGTTCTAGTAAGTGTTCTTCTTGGGtgcctcaacggagacgtaggtTCCCTGTGCGGAACCGAACTTCGGAAAATAAATCTTTGTGTCTTAGTGCTTCCACTTTGTGATTTGTCGAAATTCTTGTTTCTTGATAGAATTCTAAGGTTTGCTCTTGATCTACTTGTTGGAAAGGTTTTGACAGCAGGTAGTGGAAGTAGAGGGGTAGAAACAACTCTACAAACCTTGAAAATTCCTTTGATCTACTTTTGGTTGAGGTTTGATTGATCGAGCTTGGTTTCAGCACTTTTCtctggagtatccggatattTCTTCAGAATCTCCGGAAGTTGCGGAGATTCCGCACAAATATCCGGAGACTCCGAAAGTTACCGATAAACTTGTTTTAAGTGGTATATTTTTCAATTTcgactattcacccccctctagtcgaCATCTAGATCCTTTCAACTGGTATTAGAGCTTTGGTCTCCGGATTAAAACTTAACTGCTTGGAGAATCGACATGTTAATTTCACCTGGAGAAATTCCACCCAATGGTGGAGATGAAAAGAAAGTGGATGATgagaagaaaaagaacaaagagAAGGAGGTAGAGTCATCTGATGAGAACTCCGACTATGACACCAAATCGGTAAAGGTAACAAAAAGGAAAGCTCCAAAACCTTTGCCAAGATTTCTTTCGATTATTGTCGGTTAAGTAGCTCCTCCCAAAGCGCATCGGTGAACCTAGAGAAGCCCCCGCTTTGACGGGATGGGCTACTGCTTATGGCGACACTCAATGCGTGTGTATTTGATCGGGGTCAATCCGGACCTTTCGAAGATTATGTATGTAGGTGTTAACATTCCTGAGGAGGATGATGAAGTCATCACGCCAAGAGAAAGAATTCGAGATTCAACGCAATATGCAAGCCGCTTCCATACTTTTTAGCTCTTTGTGTCCGAAAGAATTTGACATGGTTGATGGAATGGACTCGGCTAAGCAAATATGGGACACACTCCAAGTTAACCATAAATGCTCAATGAATGTGTGTGAAGGAAAAATTCTTGCACTAGAACGAGAGCTCAACTGGTTCATCATTCCTGAGAATGAGACACCACAAGAAATGTTCAACCAATTGAACAAAATTATGAACAAGATTAGAGCACTCAGTGGTGACAAGTGGAGTGATAAGGATGTAGTTGACAAGATCTTAACCACATACATAGCTAGAGATGTCAACTTACCTACTTTGATAAGGGAGAAGAGAGGCTCCAAGATATTTACTCTCGCCGATTTCATTGGAAAAATGGAGCAACATCTTAACACTATGAAGGAAGTCAAGATCTCTCAAGAGTTATCGAGAATCCATAAGCAAATGGAGAAAAACGATGTTATTGCTCTCAAATTAAATTTGAAGCAGAAAGCAAGGTTGAGAGCACATCATCAAAGAAGAAGGAGAGTGATAGTAATAATGATAGTGATCATGACATGGTCTTATTTATCTAGTAATGGAAGAAAGTTATAAAGAAAGATGGATacttcaacaactacaagagaAGAGACAAGATCACAAGAAAGTCAAACAAGCCATGCTTTGGATGTGGGGAAATTGGCAATTTCATTTCCGATTGCCCCCAACCCGAAGAACTGCCCCCAACCTGAAGAACAAGAATAAGAGTGAGAAGAATGAGCAAGGCAAAAGGCAAGAAGAGGCACACGGGTGGAGCTCATCTTGGTGTGGAGTGGGACTCAAGTGAAGAATCATCCTCCGATGATGAAGGTGTGGCGACCATGGCCATGGAACCTCACATCACCAAGTTATCGTTCTTTGGAAATCTCACCGAGGATGAAGATGACTTCACTCCCACTTGTT
Coding sequences within it:
- the LOC112893999 gene encoding L-arabinokinase; translation: MRVRDGDGGGEVTAPPQHLVFAYYITGHGFGHATRALEVVRHLVATGHDVHVVTAAPEFVFTTEISSPCLHIRKVLLDCGAVQADALTVDRLASLEKYHQTAVVPRESILKAEVEWLNSIKADLVVSDVVPVACRAAADAGIRSVCVTNFSWDFIYAEYVVAAGNHHRSIVWQIAEDYSHCEFLLRLPGYCPMPAFRDVIDVPLVVRRLHKSRSEVRKELGIADDIKVVIFNFGGQPAGWELKREWLPDGWLCLVCGASDTQELPPNFIKLAKDAYTPDLMAASDCMLGKIGYGTVSEALAYKLPFVFVRRDYFNEEPFLRNMLEHYQCGIEMIRRDLLTGHWKPYLLRAITLQPCYDGPINGGEVAAHILQDAAVGKKYISGKLSGARRLRDAIVLGYQLQRAPGRDVGIPDWYSLSEKETGVRQAPTSHDINGTAESSFEDFEILHGDMQGLTDTMSFMKSLSGLAGNDPRSPEKQTRERTAASVLFDWEEEIYVARAPGRLDVMGGIADYSGSLVLQMPIREACHVAVQRSDPSKQKQWKHTQARQLANGGAVPVLQIVSFGSELSNRAPTFDMDLSDFMDSDKPISYDKAKEYFSLDPSQKWAAYVAGTIFVLMTELGVRFTDSMSILVSSSVPEGKGVSSSASVEVASMSAIAAAYGLNIAPRDLALLCQKVENRVVGAPCGVMDQMASACGEANKLLAMVCQPAEVKELVNIPTHIRFWGLDSGIRHSVGGTDYGSVRVGTYMGRKMIKCAASDLLSESLPSCVPTLSGDTNPEEYEEHGVDLLKSEASMEYLCNLPPHRYEAVYAKDIPEVITGDAFLDKYGDHNDAVTQVDPRRSYCVKAPTRHPIYENFRVEAFKSLLTAAKTDGQLSSLGELMYQCHYSYNACGLGSDGTDRLVNLVQEIQHRKTSRVGGPSLFGAKITGGGSGGSVCVIGKNCLRSSEEIFEIQRRYKAATGYLPIVFEGSSPGAGKFGYLKIRRRRSA
- the LOC112895586 gene encoding uncharacterized protein LOC112895586, yielding MVGFAGKRKELEQVVDGLSDFSLSGPASKSRRLDPGLPPIMEEEPPAPSISFQMLGEKINSDVNMPSVMEGSMSHHVPSEDMALVLYKPVDNPGISSSSFIVSSDLIRGLKNHAFNQANYLELEAESPGRSNSLALVPWKPPQMPIRSDWVASEPESEQTFEVPMEADECEVTSMDFEEAPEATAGGFDGENIHQWQHCMTLPSLPNPSAHVMWSR